Proteins found in one Pelmatolapia mariae isolate MD_Pm_ZW linkage group LG7, Pm_UMD_F_2, whole genome shotgun sequence genomic segment:
- the pgghg gene encoding protein-glucosylgalactosylhydroxylysine glucosidase isoform X2, protein MSCDSDPYIFTTDTLPSDLRFLPPLANGHLGWRVYNNIMHMGGVYNGEGGRCHRADVPCPLAVKVELEEPVQHTYSLDTHKGIFIHTLSSASATATQSLYSHRHYPNLMVMEILLERQVTSQEPVTVKLVSSFTPQSKDIRFEAGPDYRGGSHIQGQTTAAEYPGGSCPTVHLIWTPVPVTLMLPPEHSEARWGFILVAASSLDSAEASFDEGLNLMATGSLRPSHEKAWQELWLQSKVEVTGSESLCKALIGCMFYLLSAFPSIHDTSSSFGGVSPGGLSNGGEGQDYWGHVFWDQDIWMYPGIALFYPKLARAVLEYRVGTIDGAKDNAQKQGYKGLKYPWESAVSGREVCPEDIYGQQEIHINGDVTLAFQHYLYLTEDLSMFREGLGSEVIYGVADYWVSRVTWKPEDQKYHLLGVMPPDEYYYNVNDSVYTNTVAKLGLQFAVELAELLQHPAPKEWQAVAEYIKIPFDEEHQYHPEYDGYIKGHPVKQADTVLLGYPLGLPMSPEVRRNDLEAYEPVTDPHGPAMTWGMFAISWLELGEAEKAQLLLEKCFNNIQGPFQVWSESSDGSGAVNFLTEFRRTAWHSRHCFPTTSASFVSVV, encoded by the exons ATGTCCTGTGACTCGGACCCTTACATCTTCACCACCGACACCCTCCCTAGTGACCTCCGCTTCCTCCCTCCGCTTGCGAATGGCCACCTGGGCTGGAGGGTGTACAATAATATTATGCACATGGGGGGCGTTTATAATGGGGAGGGTGGGCGCTGCCACAGAGCAGATGTCCCCTGTCCTCTAGCTGTTAAGGTGGAGCTAGAGGAACCTGTCCAACACACCTACAGCCTGGACACCCACAAAG GCATTTTTATTCACACTCTGAGCTCCGCTAGCGCCACTGCCACACAGTCTTTGTACTCTCACCGACACTACCCCAACCTGATGGTGATGGAGATCCTGCTGGAGCGTCAGGTGACCTCACAGGAGCCCGTCACGGTTAAGTTGGTCAGCTCATTCACACCTCAGAGCAAAGACATCAGGTTTGAGGCTGGTCCTGATTACAGAGGAGGCAG CCATATCCAGGGACAGACAACCGCAGCTGAGTACCCTGGAGGTTCTTGTCCTACTGTGCACCTCATCTGGACCCCCGTGCCCGTGACTCTGATGCTCCCTCCCGAGCACAGCGAGGCTCGCTGGGGTTTCATCCTGGTCGCGGCCAGCAGTTTAGACTCGGCTGAGGCCAGTTTTGATGAGGGCCTGAATCTGATGGCAACTGGGAGTCTGCGTCCATCTCACGAGAAGGCCTGGCAAGAGCTGTGGCTGCAGAGCAAAGTGGAGGTGACAGGGTCTGAGAGCCTCTGCAAGGCCCTGATTGGCTGCATGTTCTACCTCCTCAGCGCTTTCCCGTCCATACATGACACCTCCAGCTCTTTCGGTGGAGTCAGTCCAGGAGGGCTCTCTAATGGTGGAGAAGGCCAGGACTACTGGGGCCATGTTTTCTGGGACCAA GACATCTGGATGTATCCCGGGATAGCCCTTTTTTATCCGAAACTAGCCCGAGCTGTGCTGGAGTACAGGGTGGGGACCATAGATGGTGCTAAAGACAACGCCCAAAAGCAAGGCTACAAG GGTCTAAAGTACCCGTGGGAGAGTGCTGTGTCAGGGAGAGAGGTGTGTCCAGAGGACATTTATGGACAACAAGAGATTCACATCAACGGAGATGTCACGTTGGCTTTCCAGCACTATCTCTACCTCACCGAG GATCTGTCCATGTTCAGAGAGGGACTGGGCAGCGAGGTCATCTATGGTGTGGCTGATTACTGGGTTTCAAGGGTAACCTGGAAGCCCGAGGACCAGAAATATCACCTACTGG GTGTCATGCCACCCGATGAATATTACTACAATGTCAATGACTCtgtgtacacaaacacagtggCCAAACTTGG TCTTCAGTTTGCTGTTGAACTGGCTGAACTCCTTCAACACCCTGCGCCCAAGGAATGGCAAGCAGTGGCCGAATACATTAAGATACCTTTTGATGAAGAGCATCAGTACCACCCTGAGTACGACGGCTACATTAAAG GGCATCCCGTGAAGCAGGCGGACACAGTGTTGCTGGGATATCCTCTTGGATTGCCGATGTCCCCAGAGGTTAGAAGGAATGACCTTGAAGCATACGAGCCAGTGACAGACCCTCACGGTCCAGCCATGACATGG GGGATGTTTGCAATCAGCTGGCTGGAGCTCGGGGAGGCTGAGAAAGCTCAGCTTTTACTTGAAAAGTGCTTCAACAACATCCAGGGCCCGTTCCAG GTATGGAGTGAATCATCCGATGGCTCCGGTGCAGTCAACTTTCTCACAG AGTTCAGAAGGACTGCCTGGCATTCTCGCCACTGCTTCCCAACGACGTCTGCGAGCTTTGTGTCCGTGGTGTGA
- the incenp gene encoding inner centromere protein A isoform X1 → MNSVLSVRSLTQMFGGKAQDIINEIDNVHMVWLEEIQQEANRMFSRDFNAEPELMPKTPSQKKNSRRKRVSLGRQEENQGKQRYSKGRRSNLRGSSVRSLQFIAKEDPISEASTSEASSTGQSKRTTRRNKQTKPELVDDESQSPHDSDKAEEVQNKTPMLEEVVVDKNKEVNDAKVKPDDAVGKATSPESLKIPLPEAIVSISHVERLSAELAKEPEPSPGRTAAKIAIAESAQTSRRSSVQCSLKLRHSLAGLRHSMTQESVRRASRRSMLKRKATRVGNSTCSTKVSDDSCVEDEEEMEKENQEVLSEAVSVDNAGPQGTPEGIQQSLVRITRSVAANSPKLAPPSLFISEMKMSTPSRAIATEKLNLLPVRRSSRSTKRKAPDTIDESPTKRCSPPKKSQSAIKPHMKSFLHTVQKNQMLMMTPNSVGRTAVIKSFIKHNTPLRVDPKFNTSIVTKERNKLEALKKKQEQEEERMRKMEEEKKRKQEELKRKRDERLRRVFEAKVKEEQREEEKKKKIEQKMAQIDEKNDKRMAEEKAKKKAALKRQEELEQKRKMEEEARKKKIQQEEEKRQQELLAKKKAEEEARKALELKREQERERERELERELQAAAERERVEKEKALALQREVERAAREKEMRELEEKRKALEEKRKLEEQQRLAAKEKAAKELEAAKKLEADKQRDAAAQEAAKTQTAANLNVTVDIERSVMSTPVGKGGLNVTVDIEHSSPQSYAITPKGGDKPLILSKDPEDYGMDQNSDDSTDDESAPRKPIPSWAEGPNLQQIIMKQYFNPPDLDSFFGPIEPPRLENIFYKSKPRYFKRTSSAVWHSPPAGN, encoded by the exons ATGAACTCCGTACTATCAGTGCGATCCCTCACGCAGATGTTTGGTGGCAAAGCACAAGACATCATCAATGAAATCGATAATGTCCACATGGTTTGGCTTGAGGAGATCCAACAAGAAGCCAATCGCATGTTCTCAAG AGATTTTAATGCTGAACCAGAGTTGATGCCGAAAACGCCGtcacagaagaaaaacagtcGCAGAAAGCGTGTGTCTTTGGGTCGCCAAGAAGAAAATCAGGGAAAGCAAAG ATACTCAAAGGGAAGGCGCAGTAACCTTCGTGGCTCTTCTGTTAGATCACTGCAATTCATTGCTAAAGAGGATCCCATTTCTGAGGCCTCCACCTCTGAAGCCAGCAGCACTGGACAGTCCAAACGTACCACTCgcagaaacaaacagacaaagccTGAGTTGGTAGATGATGAGAGCCAGTCACCTCATGACAGCGATAAAGCTGAAGAAGTGCAAAACAAAACGCCaatgctggaggaggtggtggtggataAAAATAAGGAGGTGAATGATGCTAAAGTCAAACCAGATGACGCAGTTGGCAAGGCCACATCTCCTGAGTCTCTTAAGATTCCCTTACCTGAAGCCATTGTCAGCATCTCTCATGTAGAACGCTTGTCTGCTGAGCTTGCAAAAGAGCCAGAGCCCTCTCCTGGCCGTACAGCTGCTAAGATTGCAATAGCTGAATCTGCTCAAACCTCAAGGCGCAGCTCTGTGCAGTGCTCCCTGAAGCTACGTCACTCTCTGGCTGGCCTGCGGCACAGTATGACTCAGGAATCTGTCCGCCGTGCCTCGCGCCGCTCCATGCTTAAGAGGAAAGCTACTCGTGTGGGTAACTCCACATGTAGCACCAAAGTTAGTG ATGACTCTTGcgtggaggatgaggaggaaatGGAGAAGGAAAACCAAGAAGT ACTGTCAGAAGCTGTATCTGTGGATAATGCTGGACCTCAGGGAACTCCAGAG GGTATACAACAGTCTCTCGTGCGCATCACTCGTTCCGTGGCTGCAAACTCACCCAAACTGGCCCCCCCATCGTTGTTTATCAGTGAGATGAAAATGAGCACTCCTAGCAGAGCAA ttgcCACTGAGAAGCTGAATTTGCTGCCAGTTCGGAG gtcAAGTCGCAGCACTAAACGTAAAGCACCTGATACTATAGATGAAAGTCCAACAAAGAGGTGCTCTCCTCCCAAGAAAAGTCAAAGT GCAATCAAACCCCACATGAAATCTTTTCTGCACACCGTCCAAAAGAATCAGATGCTGATGATGACTCCGAATTCAGTCGGCCGGACCGCAGTGATCAAGTCCTTCATCAAACACAACACTCCTCTGAGGGTTGATCCTAAG tTCAACACTAGCATAGTG ACAAAAGAGCGCAACAAACTTGAAGCACTTAAAAAGAAgcaggagcaagaggaggaaagGATGAGGAAAatggaagaggagaagaagaggaaacagGAGGAACTTAAAAG GAAGAGGGATGAGAGGTTAAGAAGAGTCTTTGAGGCCAAAGTAAAAGAGGagcagagggaggaagagaagaagaaaaagattgagCAAAAAATGGCTCAGATTGATGAGAAAAATGATAAG CGCATGGCGGAGGAGAAGGCCAAGAAGAAAGCGGCCCTGAAGCGTCAAGAGGAGCTGGAACAGAAGAGGAAAATGGAAGAGGaggccagaaagaagaaaattcaGCAG gaggaagaaaagcgACAGCAAGAGTTGCTGGCCAAGAAGAAGGCTGAGGAAGAGGCTCGTAAAGCACTCGAGCTGAAGAGAGAGCAGGAACGCGAGAGGGAAAGGGAGCTGGAGAGGGAACTGCAAGCTGCTGCTGAAAG AGAGCGAgtggagaaagaaaaagctcTCGCTCTGCAGCGTGAAGTGGAGAGAGcagcgagagagaaagagatgagGGAACTCGAGGAGAAAAGGAAGGCACtcgaggaaaaaagaaaactg GAGGAGCAGCAAAGGCTGGCAGCAAAAGAGAAAGCTGCTAAAGAGCTGGAAGCTGCTAAAAAGCTGGAAGCTGATAAGCAGAGGGACGCTGCTGCTCAAGAGGCTGCTAAAACACAG ACTGCTGCTAACCTAAATGTGACTGTGGATATTGAG CGCTCGGTAATGAGCACACCTGTAGGAAAAGGTGGTCTCAACGTGACTGTTGATATTGAG CACTCCTCACCACAGTCATATGCCATCACGCCAAAGGGTGGAGATAAACCTTTGATTTTGTCCAAAGATCCAGAAGACTATGGGATGGACCAAAACAGTGATGACTCTACTGATGACGAGTCTGCACCAAGGAAGCCTATTCCATCCTGGGCAGAAG gTCCCAATCTGCAGCAGATAATAATGAAGCAATACTTCAACCCTCCTGATTTGGACTCTTTCTTTGGACCAATCGAGCCACCACGACTGGAAAACATCTTTTACAAGAGCAAGCCAAGATATTTTAAACGTACCAGCTCTGCGGTGTGGCACTCTCCTCCAGCTGGAAATTAA
- the incenp gene encoding inner centromere protein A isoform X2 codes for MNSVLSVRSLTQMFGGKAQDIINEIDNVHMVWLEEIQQEANRMFSRDFNAEPELMPKTPSQKKNSRRKRVSLGRQEENQGKQRYSKGRRSNLRGSSVRSLQFIAKEDPISEASTSEASSTGQSKRTTRRNKQTKPELVDDESQSPHDSDKAEEVQNKTPMLEEVVVDKNKEVNDAKVKPDDAVGKATSPESLKIPLPEAIVSISHVERLSAELAKEPEPSPGRTAAKIAIAESAQTSRRSSVQCSLKLRHSLAGLRHSMTQESVRRASRRSMLKRKATRVGNSTCSTKVSDDSCVEDEEEMEKENQEVLSEAVSVDNAGPQGTPEGIQQSLVRITRSVAANSPKLAPPSLFISEMKMSTPSRAIATEKLNLLPVRRSSRSTKRKAPDTIDESPTKRCSPPKKSQSAIKPHMKSFLHTVQKNQMLMMTPNSVGRTAVIKSFIKHNTPLRVDPKTKERNKLEALKKKQEQEEERMRKMEEEKKRKQEELKRKRDERLRRVFEAKVKEEQREEEKKKKIEQKMAQIDEKNDKRMAEEKAKKKAALKRQEELEQKRKMEEEARKKKIQQEEEKRQQELLAKKKAEEEARKALELKREQERERERELERELQAAAERERVEKEKALALQREVERAAREKEMRELEEKRKALEEKRKLEEQQRLAAKEKAAKELEAAKKLEADKQRDAAAQEAAKTQTAANLNVTVDIERSVMSTPVGKGGLNVTVDIEHSSPQSYAITPKGGDKPLILSKDPEDYGMDQNSDDSTDDESAPRKPIPSWAEGPNLQQIIMKQYFNPPDLDSFFGPIEPPRLENIFYKSKPRYFKRTSSAVWHSPPAGN; via the exons ATGAACTCCGTACTATCAGTGCGATCCCTCACGCAGATGTTTGGTGGCAAAGCACAAGACATCATCAATGAAATCGATAATGTCCACATGGTTTGGCTTGAGGAGATCCAACAAGAAGCCAATCGCATGTTCTCAAG AGATTTTAATGCTGAACCAGAGTTGATGCCGAAAACGCCGtcacagaagaaaaacagtcGCAGAAAGCGTGTGTCTTTGGGTCGCCAAGAAGAAAATCAGGGAAAGCAAAG ATACTCAAAGGGAAGGCGCAGTAACCTTCGTGGCTCTTCTGTTAGATCACTGCAATTCATTGCTAAAGAGGATCCCATTTCTGAGGCCTCCACCTCTGAAGCCAGCAGCACTGGACAGTCCAAACGTACCACTCgcagaaacaaacagacaaagccTGAGTTGGTAGATGATGAGAGCCAGTCACCTCATGACAGCGATAAAGCTGAAGAAGTGCAAAACAAAACGCCaatgctggaggaggtggtggtggataAAAATAAGGAGGTGAATGATGCTAAAGTCAAACCAGATGACGCAGTTGGCAAGGCCACATCTCCTGAGTCTCTTAAGATTCCCTTACCTGAAGCCATTGTCAGCATCTCTCATGTAGAACGCTTGTCTGCTGAGCTTGCAAAAGAGCCAGAGCCCTCTCCTGGCCGTACAGCTGCTAAGATTGCAATAGCTGAATCTGCTCAAACCTCAAGGCGCAGCTCTGTGCAGTGCTCCCTGAAGCTACGTCACTCTCTGGCTGGCCTGCGGCACAGTATGACTCAGGAATCTGTCCGCCGTGCCTCGCGCCGCTCCATGCTTAAGAGGAAAGCTACTCGTGTGGGTAACTCCACATGTAGCACCAAAGTTAGTG ATGACTCTTGcgtggaggatgaggaggaaatGGAGAAGGAAAACCAAGAAGT ACTGTCAGAAGCTGTATCTGTGGATAATGCTGGACCTCAGGGAACTCCAGAG GGTATACAACAGTCTCTCGTGCGCATCACTCGTTCCGTGGCTGCAAACTCACCCAAACTGGCCCCCCCATCGTTGTTTATCAGTGAGATGAAAATGAGCACTCCTAGCAGAGCAA ttgcCACTGAGAAGCTGAATTTGCTGCCAGTTCGGAG gtcAAGTCGCAGCACTAAACGTAAAGCACCTGATACTATAGATGAAAGTCCAACAAAGAGGTGCTCTCCTCCCAAGAAAAGTCAAAGT GCAATCAAACCCCACATGAAATCTTTTCTGCACACCGTCCAAAAGAATCAGATGCTGATGATGACTCCGAATTCAGTCGGCCGGACCGCAGTGATCAAGTCCTTCATCAAACACAACACTCCTCTGAGGGTTGATCCTAAG ACAAAAGAGCGCAACAAACTTGAAGCACTTAAAAAGAAgcaggagcaagaggaggaaagGATGAGGAAAatggaagaggagaagaagaggaaacagGAGGAACTTAAAAG GAAGAGGGATGAGAGGTTAAGAAGAGTCTTTGAGGCCAAAGTAAAAGAGGagcagagggaggaagagaagaagaaaaagattgagCAAAAAATGGCTCAGATTGATGAGAAAAATGATAAG CGCATGGCGGAGGAGAAGGCCAAGAAGAAAGCGGCCCTGAAGCGTCAAGAGGAGCTGGAACAGAAGAGGAAAATGGAAGAGGaggccagaaagaagaaaattcaGCAG gaggaagaaaagcgACAGCAAGAGTTGCTGGCCAAGAAGAAGGCTGAGGAAGAGGCTCGTAAAGCACTCGAGCTGAAGAGAGAGCAGGAACGCGAGAGGGAAAGGGAGCTGGAGAGGGAACTGCAAGCTGCTGCTGAAAG AGAGCGAgtggagaaagaaaaagctcTCGCTCTGCAGCGTGAAGTGGAGAGAGcagcgagagagaaagagatgagGGAACTCGAGGAGAAAAGGAAGGCACtcgaggaaaaaagaaaactg GAGGAGCAGCAAAGGCTGGCAGCAAAAGAGAAAGCTGCTAAAGAGCTGGAAGCTGCTAAAAAGCTGGAAGCTGATAAGCAGAGGGACGCTGCTGCTCAAGAGGCTGCTAAAACACAG ACTGCTGCTAACCTAAATGTGACTGTGGATATTGAG CGCTCGGTAATGAGCACACCTGTAGGAAAAGGTGGTCTCAACGTGACTGTTGATATTGAG CACTCCTCACCACAGTCATATGCCATCACGCCAAAGGGTGGAGATAAACCTTTGATTTTGTCCAAAGATCCAGAAGACTATGGGATGGACCAAAACAGTGATGACTCTACTGATGACGAGTCTGCACCAAGGAAGCCTATTCCATCCTGGGCAGAAG gTCCCAATCTGCAGCAGATAATAATGAAGCAATACTTCAACCCTCCTGATTTGGACTCTTTCTTTGGACCAATCGAGCCACCACGACTGGAAAACATCTTTTACAAGAGCAAGCCAAGATATTTTAAACGTACCAGCTCTGCGGTGTGGCACTCTCCTCCAGCTGGAAATTAA
- the pgghg gene encoding protein-glucosylgalactosylhydroxylysine glucosidase isoform X1, which produces MSCDSDPYIFTTDTLPSDLRFLPPLANGHLGWRVYNNIMHMGGVYNGEGGRCHRADVPCPLAVKVELEEPVQHTYSLDTHKGIFIHTLSSASATATQSLYSHRHYPNLMVMEILLERQVTSQEPVTVKLVSSFTPQSKDIRFEAGPDYRGGSHIQGQTTAAEYPGGSCPTVHLIWTPVPVTLMLPPEHSEARWGFILVAASSLDSAEASFDEGLNLMATGSLRPSHEKAWQELWLQSKVEVTGSESLCKALIGCMFYLLSAFPSIHDTSSSFGGVSPGGLSNGGEGQDYWGHVFWDQDIWMYPGIALFYPKLARAVLEYRVGTIDGAKDNAQKQGYKGLKYPWESAVSGREVCPEDIYGQQEIHINGDVTLAFQHYLYLTEDLSMFREGLGSEVIYGVADYWVSRVTWKPEDQKYHLLGVMPPDEYYYNVNDSVYTNTVAKLGLQFAVELAELLQHPAPKEWQAVAEYIKIPFDEEHQYHPEYDGYIKGHPVKQADTVLLGYPLGLPMSPEVRRNDLEAYEPVTDPHGPAMTWGMFAISWLELGEAEKAQLLLEKCFNNIQGPFQVWSESSDGSGAVNFLTGMGGFLQAVLFGYTGFRVQKDCLAFSPLLPNDVCELCVRGVNYLGSQMDWLLRKEEVCIILREQEGSPGNTKPCNLQVVLKASGTKIPLTPGQPVIFPRVPGYVCKLISAASCWPF; this is translated from the exons ATGTCCTGTGACTCGGACCCTTACATCTTCACCACCGACACCCTCCCTAGTGACCTCCGCTTCCTCCCTCCGCTTGCGAATGGCCACCTGGGCTGGAGGGTGTACAATAATATTATGCACATGGGGGGCGTTTATAATGGGGAGGGTGGGCGCTGCCACAGAGCAGATGTCCCCTGTCCTCTAGCTGTTAAGGTGGAGCTAGAGGAACCTGTCCAACACACCTACAGCCTGGACACCCACAAAG GCATTTTTATTCACACTCTGAGCTCCGCTAGCGCCACTGCCACACAGTCTTTGTACTCTCACCGACACTACCCCAACCTGATGGTGATGGAGATCCTGCTGGAGCGTCAGGTGACCTCACAGGAGCCCGTCACGGTTAAGTTGGTCAGCTCATTCACACCTCAGAGCAAAGACATCAGGTTTGAGGCTGGTCCTGATTACAGAGGAGGCAG CCATATCCAGGGACAGACAACCGCAGCTGAGTACCCTGGAGGTTCTTGTCCTACTGTGCACCTCATCTGGACCCCCGTGCCCGTGACTCTGATGCTCCCTCCCGAGCACAGCGAGGCTCGCTGGGGTTTCATCCTGGTCGCGGCCAGCAGTTTAGACTCGGCTGAGGCCAGTTTTGATGAGGGCCTGAATCTGATGGCAACTGGGAGTCTGCGTCCATCTCACGAGAAGGCCTGGCAAGAGCTGTGGCTGCAGAGCAAAGTGGAGGTGACAGGGTCTGAGAGCCTCTGCAAGGCCCTGATTGGCTGCATGTTCTACCTCCTCAGCGCTTTCCCGTCCATACATGACACCTCCAGCTCTTTCGGTGGAGTCAGTCCAGGAGGGCTCTCTAATGGTGGAGAAGGCCAGGACTACTGGGGCCATGTTTTCTGGGACCAA GACATCTGGATGTATCCCGGGATAGCCCTTTTTTATCCGAAACTAGCCCGAGCTGTGCTGGAGTACAGGGTGGGGACCATAGATGGTGCTAAAGACAACGCCCAAAAGCAAGGCTACAAG GGTCTAAAGTACCCGTGGGAGAGTGCTGTGTCAGGGAGAGAGGTGTGTCCAGAGGACATTTATGGACAACAAGAGATTCACATCAACGGAGATGTCACGTTGGCTTTCCAGCACTATCTCTACCTCACCGAG GATCTGTCCATGTTCAGAGAGGGACTGGGCAGCGAGGTCATCTATGGTGTGGCTGATTACTGGGTTTCAAGGGTAACCTGGAAGCCCGAGGACCAGAAATATCACCTACTGG GTGTCATGCCACCCGATGAATATTACTACAATGTCAATGACTCtgtgtacacaaacacagtggCCAAACTTGG TCTTCAGTTTGCTGTTGAACTGGCTGAACTCCTTCAACACCCTGCGCCCAAGGAATGGCAAGCAGTGGCCGAATACATTAAGATACCTTTTGATGAAGAGCATCAGTACCACCCTGAGTACGACGGCTACATTAAAG GGCATCCCGTGAAGCAGGCGGACACAGTGTTGCTGGGATATCCTCTTGGATTGCCGATGTCCCCAGAGGTTAGAAGGAATGACCTTGAAGCATACGAGCCAGTGACAGACCCTCACGGTCCAGCCATGACATGG GGGATGTTTGCAATCAGCTGGCTGGAGCTCGGGGAGGCTGAGAAAGCTCAGCTTTTACTTGAAAAGTGCTTCAACAACATCCAGGGCCCGTTCCAG GTATGGAGTGAATCATCCGATGGCTCCGGTGCAGTCAACTTTCTCACAGGTATGGGAGGATTTCTGCAAGCTGTGCTGTTTGGCTACACCGGTTTTAG AGTTCAGAAGGACTGCCTGGCATTCTCGCCACTGCTTCCCAACGACGTCTGCGAGCTTTGTGTCCGTGGTGTGAACTACCTGGGCAGCCAGATGGACTGGCTGCTGAGGAAGGAAGAAGTCTGTATCATACTGAGGGAACAGGAAGGCAGTCCAGGCAACACTAAGCCCTGTAATTTACAAGTTGTCCTGAAGGCATCAGGAACTAAAATCCCCCTCACACCAG GGCAGCCGGTGATTTTCCCTCGAGTGCCCGGATACGTTTGCAAACTGATTTCAGCTGCTTCCTGCTGGCCTTTCTGA